The proteins below are encoded in one region of Shewanella algae:
- a CDS encoding acetyl-CoA hydrolase/transferase family protein gives MAPRVCSSALEAVSLIGNDEYIWTHSMGATPRVLLEALAQHAMTRQNLTLLQLHTEEAEALSVPELKGHLRHRCFFGGAPTRALLASGEADYVPVFLSEVPKLFRSGEQPIDTALVQVSPPDSHGNCSLGISVEASRAACDVAGRIVAHINPQMPRTHGDSFVPYDRFAAVYEQSSPLPEHPMAGADAISQAIGKHVASLVEDGDCLQMGIGAIPDAVLGQLADRRNLGIHTELFSDGILALYRSGAINNSRKKVHPGKLVTGFALGSRALYDFVDDNPEVLFLDIEQVNDTSVIRRNPQVMAINSALQVDISGQVCADSIGTRIYSGVGGQMDFIRGAGLSPGGRSVIALPSTAANGALSRIAPVLSPGAGVVTTRAHVHYIATEYGCANLRGRSIRERARALIDIAHPDFRESLCRETFELWGLSI, from the coding sequence ATGGCGCCAAGAGTTTGTTCCAGTGCATTGGAAGCGGTATCCCTGATAGGGAATGATGAATATATCTGGACCCACTCTATGGGAGCCACCCCCAGAGTCTTGCTGGAGGCGCTGGCACAGCATGCCATGACGCGGCAGAATCTGACCCTGCTGCAACTGCATACCGAGGAAGCCGAGGCCTTGAGCGTGCCCGAGCTCAAGGGCCATCTGCGCCATCGCTGTTTCTTTGGCGGCGCCCCGACCCGCGCCCTGTTGGCCAGTGGCGAGGCGGATTATGTGCCTGTCTTTTTATCCGAGGTGCCCAAGCTGTTTCGCTCCGGCGAGCAACCCATAGATACGGCGCTGGTACAGGTGTCGCCGCCGGACAGCCATGGCAACTGTTCGCTGGGGATCAGTGTCGAAGCCAGCCGCGCCGCTTGTGATGTGGCCGGCCGCATCGTAGCCCATATCAACCCGCAAATGCCGCGCACCCATGGCGACAGCTTTGTACCCTATGACCGCTTTGCCGCCGTGTATGAACAGAGTTCGCCTCTGCCCGAACACCCCATGGCCGGAGCCGATGCCATCAGCCAGGCTATCGGCAAGCATGTGGCCTCTCTGGTTGAAGACGGCGATTGCCTGCAGATGGGCATAGGTGCCATTCCGGATGCCGTATTGGGGCAGTTGGCAGACAGACGAAACTTAGGGATCCACACCGAGCTGTTTTCCGACGGCATTCTGGCGCTTTATCGCTCCGGAGCGATTAACAACAGCCGCAAGAAGGTGCATCCGGGGAAGTTGGTCACAGGTTTTGCGCTTGGCAGCCGCGCTCTCTATGACTTTGTCGATGACAATCCCGAAGTGCTGTTTCTGGATATAGAGCAGGTTAATGACACCTCGGTTATTCGCCGCAACCCGCAGGTGATGGCCATCAACTCGGCGCTGCAAGTGGATATTTCCGGCCAGGTGTGCGCCGACTCCATAGGTACCCGAATCTATTCCGGGGTAGGCGGGCAGATGGACTTTATTCGCGGCGCCGGTCTCTCTCCCGGCGGGCGCTCGGTTATCGCCCTGCCGAGCACGGCCGCCAATGGCGCGCTTTCCCGTATCGCGCCCGTGCTGAGCCCAGGTGCCGGGGTAGTGACTACCCGGGCCCATGTGCACTATATTGCCACCGAATATGGTTGTGCCAACCTCAGGGGCCGCAGTATCCGCGAGCGGGCCAGAGCCTTAATCGACATAGCGCATCCGGATTTTCGCGAATCCCTGTGCCGGGAGACATTCGAGCTCTGGGGTTTGAGTATTTGA
- a CDS encoding winged helix-turn-helix domain-containing protein: MSDSSFFLGDWQVDPGSNSLRLGKRLRQLEPKAMDVLLYLCRRSGEVVSSDELLDACWPGSDTGDNPLHKTINQLRRALDDKAGDPSFIETIRKRGYRVVADVRFPIGHEASLPSLAWSLGSPFPGLKPFSADYAGVFFGRSEQINALLERIARQIKHGRGFCLLLGPSGSGKSSLINAGILPNLASPQGFHGIGLACYSILDLADVAEDQLLLELAAAMLDWELDDAPVLAGYSAETLAHALEQDIDSLCAQLCRALPSQSWEKPRFGLFVDRLEVLLSSPRFSAAAREQGLALLDTLARSGAVLLLSACRNEFYPQVVASPSLMAGKGNGAHFDLLPPSRQELLQMIRLPAAAAGLSWEFDPESALGLDELLCREAASNPDALPMLQYMLQALYLQRSDDNQLQLAVYHRLGGLAGAIGQAAEDAIASLSSSQRAALPRVLSLLVTLREDEQSVTSRSARYSELATDAERALVQALVDSRLFVSHLEDSEPGFSIAHEALLRRWSRARDWIDSHREGLAAKARLFHQARRWQQQQCSRDFLLPQGKPLTEALALKNDPLLELDPVSESYVAASSARGQRQRRLKGATFMLLCLLTLISVFMSYRSVEAEQQAQAKRLAAEDLLGFMVGDFADKLRSIGRMDLLDGVSNKALDYFREADSSLSEAALFRHGQTLEAMGEVAYSRGRVDEAEKALLAARDKLLPLLSGSTDQLELLKTLGANAFWLGQLKYDQSDWQGTRPWFEAYLQHSLAMYRLAPDNSEALMELSYAHNSLGSLSMKLQDFSKARQGFEESLRLKLIALAESPDDPQLLADVADTRSWLARSSSAEGDIQAAIAIHRQIAEELKRHAQGEPYQLYRLSGNLEILAQLYRAVQQTELARESAIEASRAIAAALEADPENERWRMQQSFVEVLLVSLLPASTEKTAMLNALRGLLASEPSSETSTKQLKLEARFWLVAAKERLEQGDYQQAHKLALLAEAFFTTLGQKTVLGTVDMGALAEAGLVSAYSVSMLNNDLSFAYTHCQKVSRSLQPWVTVNRDARILAPYAMALDCMDDQQELLKMKAKFEPLGYRFRQFKLPSKTNLKQG; encoded by the coding sequence ATGAGCGACAGCAGCTTCTTTTTGGGTGATTGGCAGGTCGATCCCGGCAGCAATAGTTTGCGGCTGGGAAAGCGCCTGCGGCAGTTGGAACCCAAAGCCATGGATGTGCTGCTGTATCTGTGTCGTCGCAGCGGCGAGGTAGTCAGCAGCGATGAGCTGCTGGATGCCTGCTGGCCCGGCAGCGACACGGGCGATAACCCGCTGCACAAGACCATCAATCAGCTGCGCCGGGCGCTGGACGACAAGGCCGGCGATCCTTCTTTCATCGAAACTATCCGCAAACGCGGCTATCGAGTTGTAGCCGATGTCCGTTTCCCCATCGGCCACGAAGCCAGTTTGCCGTCGCTGGCCTGGAGCCTGGGCTCACCATTTCCCGGGTTAAAACCCTTCAGCGCCGATTATGCCGGGGTGTTTTTCGGCCGCAGCGAACAGATCAACGCCTTACTGGAACGCATAGCCCGGCAGATTAAACATGGCCGCGGTTTTTGCTTGCTGCTTGGCCCCAGTGGCAGCGGTAAGTCATCGCTGATTAACGCAGGCATTTTGCCCAATCTGGCTTCGCCTCAGGGCTTTCACGGCATAGGCCTGGCCTGCTATTCGATACTGGATCTGGCCGATGTCGCCGAAGATCAACTGCTGCTGGAATTGGCCGCCGCCATGCTCGACTGGGAGCTGGACGATGCGCCGGTTTTGGCAGGCTACAGCGCCGAAACGCTGGCTCATGCACTGGAACAGGATATCGACAGCCTCTGCGCCCAACTCTGCCGGGCGCTGCCGTCCCAAAGTTGGGAGAAGCCCAGGTTCGGCCTGTTTGTCGACCGTCTGGAAGTGCTGCTGTCTTCGCCGCGCTTCTCGGCCGCCGCCCGTGAGCAGGGGCTGGCGCTGCTCGACACCCTGGCGCGTTCCGGAGCCGTATTGCTGCTCAGCGCCTGTCGCAATGAATTCTACCCTCAGGTGGTTGCCAGCCCCAGCTTGATGGCGGGCAAGGGCAATGGCGCCCATTTCGACCTCTTGCCGCCCAGCCGTCAGGAACTGTTGCAGATGATACGCTTGCCGGCCGCAGCCGCAGGCTTGAGCTGGGAATTTGACCCTGAATCGGCACTGGGCTTGGATGAGCTGCTGTGCCGTGAGGCCGCCAGTAACCCGGATGCCCTGCCCATGTTGCAGTATATGCTGCAGGCCCTGTATCTGCAGCGCAGTGACGACAACCAGTTGCAACTGGCGGTATATCACCGCCTGGGTGGGCTGGCCGGAGCCATAGGCCAGGCCGCCGAAGATGCCATCGCTTCCTTGTCTAGCTCGCAAAGGGCGGCCCTGCCGCGGGTGCTGTCGCTGCTGGTGACCCTCAGGGAAGATGAGCAGTCGGTCACCAGTCGCAGTGCCAGATATTCCGAATTGGCCACGGATGCCGAGCGCGCCTTGGTTCAGGCCTTGGTCGACAGTCGGCTGTTTGTCTCCCATCTGGAGGACAGCGAACCCGGTTTCAGCATAGCCCATGAAGCCTTGCTCAGACGCTGGTCCAGGGCCAGAGACTGGATAGATAGCCACAGGGAAGGGCTGGCGGCCAAGGCCAGGTTGTTCCATCAGGCCAGGCGCTGGCAGCAACAGCAGTGCAGCCGCGATTTTCTGCTGCCCCAGGGAAAGCCGCTGACCGAAGCGCTGGCGCTGAAAAACGATCCCCTGCTTGAGCTGGATCCTGTCAGCGAAAGCTATGTTGCCGCCTCCAGCGCCAGAGGGCAGCGCCAGCGGCGCCTCAAGGGCGCGACCTTCATGCTTTTATGTCTCTTGACCCTCATCTCGGTATTCATGAGTTATCGCAGCGTTGAAGCCGAGCAGCAGGCGCAGGCCAAGCGCCTGGCGGCAGAAGACTTGCTGGGCTTTATGGTGGGTGACTTTGCCGACAAGCTGCGCAGCATAGGCCGGATGGATCTGCTCGATGGTGTCAGCAACAAGGCGCTGGATTATTTTCGTGAGGCCGACAGCAGCCTGAGTGAGGCGGCGCTGTTTCGCCATGGCCAGACACTGGAAGCCATGGGTGAGGTGGCCTATTCCCGTGGCCGGGTGGATGAAGCGGAAAAGGCGCTGCTGGCCGCCAGAGACAAACTCTTGCCGCTGCTGTCCGGTAGTACAGATCAGCTGGAGCTGTTAAAGACCCTTGGTGCCAATGCCTTTTGGCTTGGGCAACTCAAGTATGACCAGAGCGATTGGCAGGGCACCCGCCCCTGGTTCGAGGCTTATCTGCAACACAGTCTGGCCATGTACCGACTGGCGCCGGACAACAGCGAAGCGCTGATGGAGCTCTCCTACGCCCACAATTCACTGGGGTCTTTATCGATGAAGCTGCAGGACTTCAGCAAGGCGCGCCAGGGCTTTGAAGAATCGCTGCGGCTCAAGCTGATCGCGCTGGCCGAGTCGCCGGATGATCCTCAGCTCTTGGCCGATGTCGCCGATACTCGCTCCTGGCTCGCCAGGTCTTCGAGTGCAGAAGGGGATATTCAAGCAGCCATCGCCATTCATAGGCAGATAGCCGAAGAGTTAAAACGGCATGCTCAGGGAGAACCCTATCAACTATATAGATTATCCGGGAATCTGGAGATCTTGGCTCAGTTGTACAGAGCGGTGCAGCAAACCGAGTTGGCCAGAGAGAGTGCAATTGAAGCCAGTAGGGCTATTGCTGCCGCGCTTGAGGCCGATCCGGAAAATGAGCGCTGGCGAATGCAGCAATCTTTTGTTGAGGTGTTACTGGTTAGCTTGCTACCGGCATCAACAGAAAAAACCGCCATGCTTAATGCCCTCAGAGGGCTTCTGGCCAGTGAGCCGTCAAGCGAAACTTCGACTAAGCAGCTTAAATTGGAGGCTCGTTTTTGGTTGGTTGCTGCCAAAGAGCGGCTCGAACAAGGTGATTATCAGCAAGCTCATAAGCTTGCTCTGTTGGCAGAAGCGTTTTTTACAACATTAGGACAGAAAACGGTTTTGGGCACTGTCGATATGGGAGCCTTGGCCGAGGCTGGGCTTGTAAGCGCCTATAGTGTGTCCATGTTAAATAACGATTTAAGCTTTGCCTATACTCACTGCCAGAAAGTCAGCCGAAGTCTGCAACCATGGGTCACTGTGAATCGTGATGCCCGTATACTCGCGCCTTATGCTATGGCTTTGGATTGCATGGATGACCAACAGGAACTATTGAAAATGAAGGCTAAATTTGAGCCACTTGGTTATCGTTTTCGTCAATTTAAACTCCCCTCAAAAACTAACCTGAAACAAGGATGA